A genome region from Manis pentadactyla isolate mManPen7 chromosome 5, mManPen7.hap1, whole genome shotgun sequence includes the following:
- the SMOX gene encoding spermine oxidase isoform X4 codes for MQSCESSGDSADDPLSRGLRRRGQPRVVVIGAGLAGLAAAKALLEQGFTHVTVLEASRRIGGRVQSVKLGHATFELGATWIHGSHGNPIYHLAEANGLLEETTDGERSVGRISLYSKNGVACYLTNHGHRIPKDVVEEFSDLYNEVYNLTQEFFRNGKPVNAESQNSVGVFTREEVRNRIRNDPDDPEVTKRLKLAMIQQYLKVESCESSSHSMDEVSLSAFGEWTEIPGAHHIIPSGFMRVVELLAEGIPAHVIQLGKPVRCVHWDQASARPRGPEIEPRGEGDHNHYAGEGGQGGEQPRGPGQDEDEQWPVVVECEDCEVIPADHVIVTVSLGVLKRQHASFFRPGLPSEKVAAIHRLGIGTTDKIFLEFEEPFWGPECNSLQFVWEDEAESRTLTYPPELWYRKICGFDVLYPPERYGHVLSGWICGEEALVMEKCDDEAVAEICTEMLRQFTGNPNIPKPRRILRSAWGSNPYFRGSYSYTQVGSSGADVEKLAKPLPYTESSKMAHVPRSSTKVLSSRKFCAISNSGPLFWTLSTSPKYPSRHV; via the exons ATGCAAAGTTGTGAATCCAGTGGCGACAGCGCGGATGACCCTCTCAGTCGTGGGCTACGGAGAAGGGGACAGCCTCGCGTGGTGGTGATCGGTGCTGGGTTGGCTGGCCTGGCTGCAGCCAAAGCACTTCTGGAGCAGGGCTTCACGCATGTCACTGTGCTTGAGGCTTCCCGTCGCATCGGAGGCCGCGTGCAGAGCGTGAAACTTG GACACGCCACCTTTGAGCTGGGAGCCACCTGGATCCATGGTTCCCATGGGAATCCCATCTATCATCTAGCAGAAGCCAATGGCCTCCTGGAAGAGACAACTGATGGGGAGCGCAGTGTGGGCCGCATCAGCCTATATTCCAAGAATGGCGTGGCCTGCTACCTTACCAACCATGGCCACAGGATCCCCAAGGACGTGGTTGAGGAATTCAGCGATTTATACAACGAG GTCTATAACTTGACCCAGGAGTTCTTCCGGAATGGTAAACCAGTCAATGCTGAGAGTCAGAACAGCGTGGGGGTGTTCACCCGGGAGGAGGTGCGCAACCGCATCAGGAATGACCCTGACGACCCGGAGGTCACCAAGCGCCTGAAGCTCGCCATGATCCAGCAGTACCTGAAG GTGGAGAGCTGTGAGAGTAGCTCCCACAGCATGGACGAGGTGTCCCTGAGCGCCTTTGGGGAATGGACGGAGATCCCTGGTGCCCATCACATCATCCCCTCCGGCTTCATGCGGGTTGTGGAGCTGCTGGCTGAGGGCATTCCGGCGCATGTCATCCAGCTGGGGAAACCCGTCCGTTGTGTGCACTGGGACCAGGCCTCGGCCCGCCCCCGGGGCCCTGAGATTGAGCCCCGGGGTGAGGGCGACCACAATCACTACGCCGGGGAGGGTGGCCAGGGTGGAGAGCAGCCCCGGGGTCCCGGGCAGGACGAGGACGAGCAGTGGCCGGTGGTGGTGGAGTGTGAGGACTGCGAGGTGATCCCGGCGGACCACGTGATCGTGACCGTGTCGCTGGGCGTGCTCAAGAGGCAGCATGCCAGCTTCTTCCGGCCAGGCCTGCCCTCCGAGAAGGTGGCTGCCATCCACCGCCTGGGTATCGGCACCACCGACAAGATCTTTCTGGAATTCGAGGAGCCCTTTTGGGGCCCCGAGTGCAACAGCCTACAGTTTGTGTGGGAGGATGAGGCAGAGAGCCGCACCCTCACCTACCCGCCCGAGCTCTGGTACCGCAAGATCTGCGGCTTCGACGTCCTCTACCCGCCCGAGCGCTACGGCCACGTGCTGAGCGGCTGGATCTGCGGGGAGGAGGCCCTTGTCATGGAGAAGTGTGACGACGAGGCGGTGGCCGAGATCTGCACGGAGATGCTGCGGCAGTTCACAG GGAACCCCAACATTCCCAAACCTCGGCGAATCCTGCGCTCTGCCTGGGGCAGCAACCCCTACTTCCGGGGCTCCTATTCATACACACAGGTGGGCTCTAGTGGGGCAGACGTGGAGAAGCTGGCCAAGCCCCTGCCGTACACAGAGAGCTCCAAGATGGCG CACGTTCCAAGAAGCAGCACAAAGGTCCTGTCTTCTCGGAAGTTTTGTGCCATTTCCAACAGTGGGCCTCTTTTCTGGACTCTCAGCACCTCACCCAAATACCCATCACGCCACGTATGA